A window of Rhodococcus sp. SGAir0479 contains these coding sequences:
- a CDS encoding ImmA/IrrE family metallo-endopeptidase, with amino-acid sequence MAVANHVTCQLPKSDAMSYIVATVKLKPKEAPGDNSAFLWMERFDKAPDDGRGTTTMSVETVAQIRERARNDAWAVLDQYWDDGVFPVDPIKVAGAMGIKVYSASLESDCFGMIIGAPDGSADIYLDADQPLNRLRFTCAHEIGHYVDNTSKIDGTELAFVDRRSDAGRGTAPEVYANEFAGSLLMPADQISRELERNPSMTPMELAAKFEVSLDAMRYRLNLLKNG; translated from the coding sequence GTGGCCGTCGCCAACCACGTGACCTGCCAATTACCCAAATCCGACGCCATGTCATACATTGTCGCTACAGTCAAGCTGAAGCCGAAGGAAGCTCCTGGGGATAACTCAGCGTTCTTGTGGATGGAGCGTTTCGATAAAGCACCCGATGATGGAAGGGGGACCACAACGATGAGCGTAGAAACAGTCGCTCAGATCCGCGAGCGAGCACGTAACGATGCCTGGGCTGTGCTCGACCAGTACTGGGACGATGGTGTGTTCCCTGTTGACCCCATCAAGGTGGCTGGCGCGATGGGGATCAAGGTCTACTCTGCCTCTCTCGAAAGCGACTGCTTCGGCATGATCATCGGCGCGCCCGATGGCTCTGCTGACATCTACCTCGACGCGGACCAGCCGCTCAATCGCCTGAGGTTTACCTGTGCTCACGAGATCGGTCACTACGTAGACAACACATCGAAGATCGATGGGACCGAGCTCGCGTTCGTTGACCGCAGGAGTGACGCGGGACGTGGAACGGCGCCGGAAGTGTACGCAAACGAGTTCGCGGGAAGCCTGCTGATGCCTGCGGATCAGATCAGTCGAGAGTTGGAACGTAACCCGTCGATGACTCCGATGGAGCTCGCGGCGAAGTTTGAGGTGTCACTTGATGCTATGCGCTATCGACTGAACCTCCTCAAGAATGGATGA
- a CDS encoding helix-turn-helix domain-containing protein codes for MASRHRPESETVSAATLVAMEAFYRAGGQSALRDGDMPKVIDAFRAVVEVILRGSGPAASATTTTQAKALLSADQAAEVLGLGTSTVRAMMASGRLKYVRVGKGRKISPQEIDRFISQHEKFAGEEE; via the coding sequence ATGGCAAGCAGGCATCGGCCTGAGAGCGAGACGGTCAGCGCTGCGACCCTCGTCGCGATGGAAGCTTTTTACCGCGCCGGAGGGCAGTCCGCGCTGCGCGACGGCGACATGCCCAAGGTCATCGACGCTTTCCGGGCGGTGGTAGAAGTCATCCTGCGCGGCAGCGGACCTGCAGCCTCGGCTACAACGACGACTCAGGCCAAGGCGCTGCTGTCAGCTGACCAGGCGGCCGAGGTCCTCGGACTCGGCACATCGACCGTGCGGGCCATGATGGCGTCCGGACGCCTTAAGTACGTGCGTGTCGGCAAGGGTCGAAAGATCTCGCCACAGGAGATCGACAGGTTTATCAGTCAGCACGAGAAGTTCGCTGGCGAAGAGGAATGA
- a CDS encoding excisionase family DNA-binding protein encodes MNASSQQSLPAHDVSSVRYMSAKQLAERWATNTMAVYRQIESGRLSVLRLGRSVRIPIEEVERFEAKNTFTRERWVD; translated from the coding sequence GTGAACGCGTCCTCGCAGCAATCCCTACCGGCCCACGACGTCTCATCAGTCCGCTACATGTCCGCCAAGCAACTCGCTGAACGCTGGGCAACGAACACGATGGCCGTATACAGGCAGATCGAGAGCGGGCGCCTTTCCGTTCTTCGCCTCGGACGATCCGTCAGGATCCCCATCGAGGAGGTAGAGCGCTTCGAAGCGAAGAACACCTTCACGCGCGAACGTTGGGTGGATTGA